From Papilio machaon chromosome 29, ilPapMach1.1, whole genome shotgun sequence, one genomic window encodes:
- the LOC106712089 gene encoding protein HGH1 homolog, with the protein MAKDTLNELHQFLKPESRIDLKLISLDHLIGVSGTEGGVKILVGNENILKCVIDCTNDKVDNVTKKALLLLINITAYSEGSIELLKLKPNDNKSVIDIFVGYVLDAQKTHADAVCMILSNITRVEENVEQCVYILYKHLNNLLNVFVNTEFNKKGCNLEYLAPMFSNLSRSERVRNWLTNENPHMPLLKLLPFCQYEKSIIRRGGAIGTIRNITFDVQYHKLLLSPDLDLLTYLLGPLMGGEEYSDDEMDKLPIALQYLPKEKQRETDIDLRKMILETLNKLCSKREYREILRDNGVYYVLRELHKWEKEPSVRLACENVVDILIQKEEEVGAEDLSKVDIPEDMVDKFEKMDAEYLNEG; encoded by the coding sequence ATGGCAAAAGATACTTTAAACGAACTACACCAATTCCTTAAACCAGAATCAAGGATAGATCTAAAATTGATATCTCTAGATCATCTAATCGGCGTATCCGGTACCGAAGGTGGTGTCAAAATATTAGTgggaaatgaaaatattttaaaatgtgtcatCGATTGCACAAATGATAAAGTGGATAATGTCACTAAAAAGGCTTTATTgcttcttataaatataacagcgTATTCGGAAGGTTCTATAGAATTATTAAAGCTCAAACCGAACGATAACAAGAGTGTCATAGACATTTTTGTTGGTTATGTCTTAGACGCTCAGAAAACTCACGCTGATGCTGTGTGTATGATACTTTCAAATATAACTAGAGTCGAAGAAAACGTAGAACaatgtgtatatatattatataagcaTTTAAACAATCTTTTAAATGTCTTCGTTAACACagaattcaacaaaaaaggTTGCAATTTAGAGTACCTCGCACCTATGTTTAGTAATTTAAGTCGAAGTGAAAGAGTACGTAATTGgttaacaaatgaaaatccACATATgccactgttaaaattattacctttCTGTCAATatgaaaaatcaataatacgAAGAGGTGGCGCCATCGGAACTATACGAAATATAACATTTGATGTACAATATCATAAACTTCTCCTAAGTCCTGATCTAGACTTACTAACTTACTTACTAGGTCCATTAATGGGTGGTGAAGAGTATTCTGATGATGAAATGGATAAGCTACCAATAGCGTTGCAATATTTACCAAAAGAGAAACAACGAGAAACAGATATTGATTTACGAAAAATGATATTAgagacattaaataaattatgttctaaACGTGAATATAGAGAAATTTTACGTGACAATGGagtttattatgtacttaGAGAGTTACATAAATGGGAAAAAGAACCGTCTGTCCGTTTAGCTTGTGAAAATGTGGTTGATATATTAATAcagaaagaagaagaagttGGAGCGGAGGATCTTTCAAAGGTAGATATACCTGAAGACATGGttgataaatttgaaaaaatggaTGCTGAGTATTTGAATGAAGgataa
- the LOC123722708 gene encoding uncharacterized protein LOC123722708, whose product MDKYLRPERFDIDPSDSSGTRAWIHWRKTFESFISVQKPTAPETDAQSVPPPEKWDCIKFQLLVNHISPNIYTYISEATNYEEAITILQKLYVKPKNLIFARHMLATRKQRPEESIDTYLQALKLLSKDCDFATVDAETNKNDSVRDAFISGISSHKIRQRLLENLTLTLDQAYNQALSLETAEINSQSFNTLSLNVVSPKEPTLVCPKPQTKHDETCSSVNNPRRRKCFFCGGQIHPRKNCPAFEKTCQLCNKKGHFATVCRSSSKHINSMVEGTEDLSACITAASPSSLRKATVPAYIRGIRAEALLDTGSSISFINDSFARLCGFKRKSCNQFLLVSLSMYVM is encoded by the coding sequence ATGGACAAATATCTTCGCCCTGAAAGGTTTGATATCGACCCGTCAGATAGCTCTGGTACGAGAGCTTGGATACACTGGCGTAAGACTTTCGAAAGCTTCATTTCCGTGCAGAAACCGACCGCTCCAGAAACAGATGCACAGTCGGTTCCTCCGCCAGAAAAATGGGACTGCATAAAGTTTCAGCTTTTAGTAAATCATATATCACCaaatatctatacatatataagcGAAGCTACGAACTACGAAGAAGCGATCACTATTCTGCAAAAACTGTATGTAAAAccaaaaaatctgatttttgCTAGACACATGTTAGCAACAAGGAAACAACGACCAGAAGAAAgtattgatacatatttacaagCTTTGAAACTACTTTCAAAAGATTGTGACTTTGCGACTGTTGATGcagaaacaaacaaaaacgaTAGCGTGCGTGATGCTTTCATATCCGGCATATCATCGCATAAAATTAGACAAAGGCTTTTAGAAAACTTAACTCTAACACTTGATCAAGCTTACAACCAAGCACTCTCTCTAGAAACTGCAGAGATCAACTCCCAAAGCTTCAATACTCTGTCTTTAAATGTTGTTTCCCCAAAAGAACCAACATTAGTCTGTCCAAAACCACAAACTAAGCACGACGAGACCTGCTCTTCTGTTAATAATCCTCGACGTcgaaaatgtttcttttgtgGGGGACAAATACATCCTCGTAAGAACTGCCCTGCATTTGAAAAGACTTGTCAGCTCTGCAACAAGAAGGGGCACTTTGCCACTGTTTGCAGAAGCTCTTCTAAACATATAAATTCTATGGTAGAAGGGACTGAAGATCTTTCCGCTTGTATCACTGCAGCATCACCTTCTTCATTACGTAAAGCTACTGTACCCGCTTATATTCGAGGAATAAGAGCAGAAGCACTTCTCGACACCGGTAGCTCcatcagttttataaatgacAGTTTTGCAAGACTATGCGGGTTCAAAAGAAAATCCTGCAATCAGTTTTTGTTAGTGTCTTTGTcaatgtatgtaatgtaa
- the LOC106712088 gene encoding prion-like-(Q/N-rich) domain-bearing protein 25, translating into MESWIILSVIGLLLQSNVSAIWLCNEDSECASLAGSVCKEGSCLCPEGQQSVLGGTVCADLAPYYFSSCVEDHQCFRLFNNYECRRNENSTEGVCDCREGHHYLYGRCWKTSDFGETCSRNEECLGVIRNPFSMICDTTCVCADGYYLRQRGECRKRGLAVGDGCVVNEDCQFPDGACDVTSFTCYNLNGVKNTNTEALVLKLESDSSNNTTDVPEEDGGLVTCDADNRCPQPYECSPFGVCICPLGYYIEGNSTCLAELASPSTEEQCAGLLAVVVDGVCTCPPNFFFDRNMRDCIRVTRRFNESCVTDDNCHTFGAASRCGPPQEPWGLRTCECIAEYAVWDARREMCRLFAGIGETCEVDSDCLAGELEIQCVQNELGQGYCTCPDGLQEVDGLCLTTGLELGDSCQVTAECTGAEHAVCEAGRCVCGNGYQQDGNLCAPVIGGTCFLDTDCVIPDTICQSNNGSQTCQCRDRFVEYDDQCWPESLGHGSDCNVTAQCTSNLGEFSKCMDGQCECLNTYHYKDGRCWPMTGLFEACSRSSECYLANITNRVVCRNGLCQCGFDFPYSEQLNTCTSSGTRITVSFVTIAISLIYAIYS; encoded by the exons atggagTCTTGGATTATTTTATCAGTCATCG GGTTGCTTCTCCAGTCTAATGTATCAGCTATTTGGTTGTGCAATGAAGATTCAGAATGTGCTAGTCTCGCTGGCAGCGTCTGTAAGGAAGGATCCTGCTTGTGCCCTGAAGGACAACAGTCCGTGCTCGGTGGTACAGTCTGTGCTGATT TGGCGCCATATTACTTCTCTTCTTGCGTAGAGGATCATCAATGTTtcagattatttaataattacgaaTGTAGACGCAATGAAAACTCAAcag aAGGTGTATGTGACTGCAGAGAAGGTCACCACTATCTATACGGTAGATGTTGGAAGACGTCCGACTTCGGAGAGACTTGTTCAAGGAATGAAGAGTGCTTGGGAGTCATTAGGAATCCGTTCAGCATGATTTGTGATACAACATGTGTCTGTGCTGACGGTTATTACTTGAGACAGAGAGGTGAATGTAGGAAACGAGGTCTTG CTGTTGGAGATGGTTGTGTTGTAAATGAAGATTGTCAATTTCCTGACGGAGCTTGTGACGTGACGTCTTTTACATGTTACAATCTTAATG GTGTAAAAAACACTAATACAGAAGCTctagtattaaaattagaaagtgACAGTTCTAACAATACGACTGACGTACCAGAAGAAGATGGCGGATTAGTCACATGTGACGCTGACAACAGATGTCCCCAACCATATGAGTGTTCGCCATTCGGAGTGTGTATCTGCCCTTTGGGTTATTATATCGAAGGAAATTCAACTTGTTTAGCTG aGCTAGCTTCACCATCTACTGAAGAGCAATGTGCGGGTCTGCTTGCGGTGGTTGTGGACGGTGTATGTACATGCCCACCCAATTTCTTCTTTGATAGGAACATGAGAGATTGTATTAGAG TAACGCGTCGTTTCAACGAGTCCTGTGTGACGGATGATAATTGTCATACATTCGGTGCGGCGTCCCGCTGTGGACCACCGCAAGAACCTTGGGGACTTCGGACATGTGAATGTATCGCGGAATATGCAGTTTGGGACGCAAGGAGGGAAATGTGCAGACTGTTTGCTG GTATTGGAGAAACGTGTGAAGTGGACAGCGATTGTCTAGCTGGCGAGTTGGAGATCCAGTGTGTACAGAATGAACTTGGCCAGGGATACTGCACGTGTCCTGATGGATTACAAGAAGTGGATGGTCTTTGTCTTACTACAGGATTGG AGCTAGGAGATTCCTGTCAAGTAACAGCTGAGTGCACAGGCGCAGAGCACGCGGTCTGCGAGGCAGGTCGCTGTGTATGCGGGAATGGTTATCAACAAGATGGGAACTTATGTGCTCCTG TGATTGGTGGTACATGTTTCTTGGATACTGACTGTGTGATCCCTGACACAATATGTCAGAGTAACAACGGTAGTCAGACATGTCAGTGCCGCGATAGATTCGTGGAGTACGATGACCAATGCTGGCCAg AATCTCTTGGTCACGGCAGTGATTGTAATGTGACTGCTCAATGTACATCAAATTTGGGTGAATTTAGTAAATGTATGGACGGGCAATGTGAATGTTTGAACACATACCATTACAAAGATGGCAGATGTTGGCCTATGACAG GTCTTTTCGAAGCGTGTAGTCGAAGCAGTGAATGTTATTTAGCCAACATAACAAATAGAGTTGTGTGCAGAAATGGACTATGTCAATGTGGCTTCGATTTCCCCTATTCTGAACAACTGAACACGTGTA ccTCTTCGGGGACAAGGATTACAGTCAGCTTCGTAACAATCGCTATTTCCTTAATCTACGCCatttacagttaa
- the LOC106712087 gene encoding uncharacterized protein LOC106712087, whose protein sequence is MRVLWKIEMWCRKQAAAAILPLLLVGWLTGESSQALTTFGKSNTQPPKEVAPTAPPARPCSRQAECAGISSSSCVRTHYDSVTRCLCGDNSPPLNGQCEAQSKLLYHVCANSDECNDGLVCGAPNITGNAQPHLRVLTPQDKICLCDTESGYREREYTCSDAEILKTSIFAIIFVTSLRKILFY, encoded by the exons ATGCGTGTATTGTGGAAGATCGAGATGTGGTGCAGAAAACAAGCGGCGGCTGCCATTCTGCCACTCTTGCTGGTCGGTTGGCTGACTGGGGAATCTTCACAAGCACTCACGACCTTCGGAAAGAGTAACACCCAGCCACCAAAGGAAGTAGCTCCTACTGCTCCGCCAG CTCGTCCGTGCTCCAGACAAGCGGAGTGTGCGGGTATAAGCAGCTCATCCTGCGTCAGGACACACTATGACTCGGTGACAAGATGCCTCTGCGGTGATAATTCTCCACCATTGAACGGACAATGCGAGGCTCAATCAAAAC ttCTTTACCACGTTTGTGCTAACAGCGATGAATGTAACGATGGATTGGTGTGCGGTGCGCCGAACATCACTGGCAACGCACAACCACATCTTCGAGTCCTGACTCCGCAAGACAAGATCTGTCTATGTGATACCGAGAGTGGATACAGGGAACGCGAATATACTTGTAGTg atgCTGAAATTCTGAAGACGTCCATCTTTGCTATCATATTCGTCACTAGCTtaaggaaaattttattttattga